Sequence from the Candidatus Poribacteria bacterium genome:
CAGACATGGGCAGCCGTTCCATGATGATGTCTTTCACCGGGCGTTGGTAGATGAAGGATCGCCCCATTTCACCTTTGAATAGAAAGTTGCTCATCCACAGGATGTACTGCAGCACAGCGGGTTGGTCTAGTCCGTACTGTTTATAGATTGCCTCGATTTGCCCCTGATCCATTATGAATCCTGTGCGTTCGAGATTTTGGACGTAGGTCTCCACATAGCTTCCGGGCGGCAGCAAGATCGTGGCAAAGGAGATAACGGAGATCAGAAAAAGAAGGGGGATGATCAGTATCAGCCGGCGTATGATAAACGCTCGCATAAGTCAGTCTGGTATCCTTGCTAAAAAGGGTAAATAAGCAGATCTACATCCGTTACCACAGTCTCTAGTGGATTAGTTGGCAGCGTCACTGATTTGATGTTTTGGTTGAGATGCAGTGGGTGTGACCTCTCGGATTGCATCCCAATCAATGACGGCAACCCACAGATTTTCTTCTTTGGAGTATTGGACGACTCCATCGACTTCTAGCTCTTCACTGTAGAGGACAAGTGATTGCCCGTCTCGCAAGGAGATTTTCTGACATGCGAGATCTTCTACTGTACCGACACAGTTCAAACGTAGTCTGCCTTTCGGGTCGGCGTTATGAAAGTCAGCAAAGACTCTTGGTCTATTCATTATCCGGAATGTTCCCTGATAAGAAAAAGTCTGCTAAGTTTGAACATAGGACGTTCTTAGGCTACTCTGGATTATCTAATACCGTTTCTATGGTAGATTTTAGAATTACATAGACACTCCTAATGCACAGCCAACCCCCTAAATCCCCAACTCCCCTGACAAGGGGANNNNNNNNNNNNNNNNGTTCAGGGGGACTTTGGAAGCTTCGTGAAGGTCGAAGTTATTGGTAAATGTCCACTTATTTCTCTAATTCACCATAAATAATTTTGCCCTACGATTCGGACAGAAACCAATGGGTATTGATAAGTTGGTTTTAATCCCGATTCTATCAAGGGGTGCAGTGGTTCAAGGGTTCATGAGTTCAAAAGCGTCAGTTTTCTTCACGCATCACGTTTCACGTTTTAAGAACGGGTTGTTCTCTATCAGAATTGGTATAAACTTTTAATCCTGCGTGAACTTTGTTGGTGTCGCTATTGCGGTGTCTTAAAGAAAAGCTGCTCCATGCCGTAATCCAAGGCGCGGTCAAAAGGATAGCCGTCTTTAATCACGTTGCCCAGATCGGCGTTGTACACGGTGGGAACTGTCATTCTGCCCACGGGCCAGATGGTGACGTAGTGTTGTGAGAACCAGCGGACGAGGGCGGCATAAAGTGCCTCCCCCGCTTCTGACTGAGGTGGAACGACTTTTCGAGCTACGTGTAAATCGAAAAACTCTTGCAAATAAGGCGGGGGTTTCCGTCCAGATTCGCCGTTCGTGTTGAAGTACATCTCTGACATGGGTGCCCAGTGCCCCTTAAATCCGGGCCAATAGTCCTCGGATATGCCGGGTGCCCAGATGGGTTCGTCGCTCCAGTGGATCGTAGCCATGAGTTCGTTGCCGTTCATGCGCTGACCGAACAGTGAATTGCCAATCACGTCAAGCGTAGTACGAATCCCGACGTTTTCAAAGTAGCCTTTTAAGAGTTCGCCTAAGCCGAGAAAATCGGGTGAGATTTCAGCGGTGGTAATTGTCAACTCGAAACGGTCCCCATTTGGGGCGGTCCGGAAGCCGTCAGCGTCGCGTTTGATCATGCCAATCTCGTCGAGCAGCTTGTTAGATGCCTTGGGATCAAAGGTCTCTTTGGTAAAGCCGTCGAGGGTGTAACGACCAAAGTAGAGGGTGTTGTTCACGTCCTCCTTGTCGATTGCGCTTGCCATCGCGCTGCCGAAACGTGGATCGGAGACGAGTTGCTGCCAGACGCTGCCCTCATTTTCGTAGTCATAATCGTGATTGAGGAACAGAATCGGGGGGTTGTTGATTGAACCGTGGAGAACTGTCTTAATGTTGGATCTCTTGGCATTTTCTCGATAGAGGGGCATTTCCCTGATTTGGGCGAAAGAGGTAACGACATCATACTCCCCAGCAGCTGTTTTCAGAGTGATAGACTGGAGTTGGTTTGAGACTTCTGCCTCGACCTGGTCGATGTAAGGAAGTTGGTTGCCGGCGATATCGACCTTCCAATAGTAAGGGTTGCGAACTGCCCTGACCACCGAGCTAGTGACCTCCTCGGCGATCCATGGGGTCAGTGACGGGACACCGACGCCGTGTTCGCGGTATAATTCCCAGTGGCGCATGTCCTTGAGGATGACAAGGTCTTCCCAAGTCCTCATCTCCAACTCATCGAGGATCGGTCGAATTTTAGCCATGTCGGTATAGTCTGCGTGGAACTGTTTGATGAAGTGGGCGGGTCTAAAGAGTAGGGTATAATCTGGAATCCAAGAAGACAGTTCCGCTAGGAATTGACCATAAGGGGCATCAAAGGTGATTCTGAAGGTCAACTCATCAATGATGGTGAGTTTACCGGGTGTCCCGTCTGCCCGCCCTAAGGTTCTGGCTTTGATGGGGAAACTTGGATAAATCCGCTCGTCGCCGTAGAGCTCGAATGTCATGCGCACATCTTCGGTGGTAACGGGGACGCCGTCAGACCATTTTATACCCTCGCGGATGGTGAGTGTATATTGAGTGAAGTCTGCGCTAATCTCGTAGCTGCTCACGATGGCGGGAAGCGGGTCCTTGGTACTCTGGTCGGGTGCCCTGAGAATGGTCATCCCCATCGCCAACGCCAATTCGTGCATAGAGCCGTTGAGGTTGGTGGTGCGGATAGTGCCGCCGTAGTTCCCGACCTCCCAATCGAGCCACTGTTCGGAGTTCAGCACTCCAGGTCCTACCACAAACGGTTCGACGGGGAGGCGTTCGGAGATGGGCGGTAATTTGCCAGCGGAAACTAAGTCGGCGAAGAAGGGGACTTCGTTGTATTTGGAGGGCGGAGGGTACTTTTGCCTATTGACCGAGATGGGATCTGATGCCAATACGAGGTTTGAAGGCAGGCGAGGTAAAGGAGTTTTTGATGGGCGGGCGATAGATTCAGTTGATTTTATATCTTCTGTTGTTTCTGTGTTACTAGAGGTCTTATGAACGTCGCTGCGACAAGCGACCCAAGCAGGTGCAATACTAATGAAAAGGCATAGAATTTTTAAGAACTGTGCTGCTCTATGCTGCATGTTCGGATCCTCTATTGCTGGATTGAAAATTTTCCTCGTATCGCTACCCGCTGCGGACTTCGCGCTCACGGTCAGAACCGGACAGTGGAAGTTCCGTCCACGTCGCATTGCGCGCGTGTGAGGCGTGAAAGCCGACGATGGCTTCCAGCGTATCGACAGCTTCGGAGGCAGGATATGGAAAGTTGGTTCCGCCGTCAAGCCACTCCACGATTTCTGAGACTGCTCGGTCCATTCCCGACACGCTATCGTTAGCGCTACTCCAATGTTCTTGGCGTCCGTCCCAGTATTCGAGGGTTACATTGCTGCCGTCGGAGATAGCACGCCCCTCGGTGCCGTTGAGGATGATCTGTCCCGGAACTGTGGCGTAGTCTCCTGCGTCCACTGTGACCATAATTCCTCCTGCCAGTTTTATGACGCCCCACCCGCCGGGGTCACGGAATGCGGGTCCACGGCAATCGGGTTTACCTGCGAGATCGAGTGTGGCGGAGATCGCTTCAATCTTTCTGCCGGTGAGCATAAGGAGGGCGTCGATCATGTGGGTGCCGACGTTTCCCAATCTGCCAGATCCCCATTGCAAGGACGCCGAGGTCAATTCTCCCAGACCGTCTACGGCGATCAGATCTCGTAGTCGGCGGTGGTTGAGGTTGAACCGTCTTTGGTGGTTGAGGACCAGCAGCGCACCTGCTTCGGCACATGCTTCGAGCATTTGTTCGGCGTCGGGGAGTTGCGTTGCTATCGGTTTTTCACAGTAGATAGCGCGAATCCCCTGTTTGGCGCACGCAACAGTGATCTCTGCGTGTACCGGTGCGTAGGTTGCTACACTCACAATGTCGAGTGGCTCTAGAGCCAGCATTTCCTCCCAGTTAGCGTAGGTCGTTGTGCTTGCGCGTTGTGCAAAGCGTTCTCGCCGTCCGGGATCGCGGCTACTGCCGACAATCCGATTGACGCGGGAATGGTTGGATAGGGCATCGAAGTGTGTGCCGTCGAGACCGCTAACCTGCTGACCGAGGGCATCTCCAGAGACCTGATCCGCCCCGCCGATAAAACCGAGCCCGATGATGCCTGCCCGGTAGGTTGTGTTGGTCATGGGTTTATTCTCCTTGCTTAATTGAAACCGGGTGTCAACCCGCACGTAACAATAGATGGACTAAATCCGTATTCTTTTAACCTAGATTTGGAGAGGGCAAATGATAGACACAAAACTCCGCGCTGTTATTGAGGAAAACCTATCAGTTATCCTTAATTATGATCCTTATAAAAAATTTGAAGGAATAAAAACCACAGCAGATTTTGCTGCGTTATTAAGGAACGATCCAGCTTTTGCACCATTTTTTCTTTATCAGCCTAAGTATATTACAGCACGAATTGGTGGTAATCTAATCACTAGCCTACACCGTAAACTAGGAGATCTATACGAGGAGCTTTTCAAGGTTCTATTGAGAGAAAAACTAAACGTACCAGAAAGCGATTTGGAGTATGCGGTTGATATCCGTGTTAACGGAGAAACGCAACAACGGTCTACAGATGGTTTGATTCGTTTCGTTGACTACTCTGGTACTGACCAAACACGACTTTCCCAATTCGCTGCAATTGAAGATGCTGTCGGCATGGCTTTTGAGGTGCGTTCTTGCTATCAAATCGGTGACTCGAAACGAATCCAAGCAGACCGCGATTTGGCACTTAACCTTAAACATGATCGGATTGAGCCGATTATGTTAATCTTCTGTGTTACATCTCTTCCAAGTCCGGTGAGACGGTTATCAAATTACTGGAATGTTTATGAAGGGAAAAATGCTTTTGATTTTGTATATGAACTGACTCAATTCAACTTATATGAATTTCTTAGGCAAGAAAGGGGAACCATCAAAAAATTGATGGATAGCATATTTGAGATGATGTAATGCTATTTACTCACGCAAACAGCGGTTTCATACAATGCCTTTTTTCCGCCGCGCTTGCGGAGTACAAGTAGTTGATCGACGTTAAAACCTTCTATATCAAATATTTTAGCTAGAAGAACATCGGTCAAGATTTCAACACCTTTCAACCTAGAGTTTCCAACAACATACGCACCCCGAAAGTTGGTAGTGGTGATTTTGTGCAATTCTCGGATGTGTTCATCCATCATATTGAAATATTTTATGGCATAATTGCACATTAGGTTGCTTTGGGGACGTAATTCGTCGATGATCGGTGTGAGGATTTTTTTTAAGTGCGGATATGGCTGAATCACATCATCGTAAAGAACTGATGTCGCTCTGCCCCAAGTTCCCCCAATTGCAGCCAAATCAAGTTCGGATGATTGAGCCGCATTACCAAAAACTCCCATAAAAAACAGTTGAGGACGTGTGGTATGAACGTAGCTGAAACGATTCGGATAGGGCGGAGAAGTGATAATACGATCCACTTTCTCGTCTATTAGATGACTAATTTTGGTGCTATCTCCTAATAAGATTTGACTTCTACCAAAATCTCTTTGTGGAGGCAAAGTTTGCAAATCATCTACAATTTGTGCAACATTCTCTGTGAAGTCCTTTCGTACGTCTATTTGGCGTGTATGATTATCATCAAAGGAGATTGTCGGATGATTTCGATGGATATTCGCGCAATCCAATGCCGAAGCACACAAAGCCATCCAATATAATTGACTATAATTAGTTTCGCAGATCTGTTCGATAATATGCTTGACTAAAAGCAGCTCTTTTAAGACATCTTTTCTCCACCATCGAAAAACATTATGAATTGGCGGTAACTGAAGTTTATATTTCTCCATAACACTGTTTATTGACATCGACTGACATCTTTCCAAGAGATCAATGAGTTTTTTCTCGACTTCTGAAAAATGTACTGCAAACTGGTTGGGGGAAACCTCCCAGGTAAGGGCGTACTCTGAAGCTATTTTCAACAAAGGGTTTATCTCTATACCAACAAATGGTATACCCAATTTTTTCATTTCTATTGCGGTTGTCCCTTTTCCTAAAAAGGGATCACAGATAGTGGTATCGTTGTCACATGCTAATTCTTTTGCAAAGAATCTAACAAGTTCTGGTGAATAACTTGGCGTTAAACGAAACCAACGATGTACAGGTTCAAAAAGCCCGTTCAAGAAGGTAACATCACTGATTTGAGGAAACTTAAAAGTAAAGCCTTGTTCGGTATAATGAGTGGTGTAATTCTCGTCGAAAAGTGCAAGTTGTATCATTATTAGACTTCCTTTTCACTTTCTTCCAGTTACTCTTTCGGCTTGGGTTCATAACTTTCAAGAAGTTCTTTTACAAGTCCTATAACCTCTTGAATCTGTTCATAGTGACCATAGTCTCTCACAATTTTTTCAGCATGTGCAGGTGTTTTTAAGTCTTCTAATGGGACAGTGTAGTATTCGCTCAATTTCTGTAATATGCGCGTATTTGGAAGTAGAATCCCATTTTCGAGTTTGCTGAGGGTCGCTTGATCCATCTCTAGATCTGCCGCAGCTTGTCGAAGTAATTTTGCTTTGGCTTTTCTAAAAGTTCGGATTTTTTGACCAAAAGATTGCATCTTTTTTTTCCTATTCAGAAATTGCCTTGATTATTTATGTCAAGAATTATAACATCATGAAAATTAAATTGCAACATAAAAATTTGATTATTTTTAAAATCTCTGTGAATGTATAACATCTGCAGATCGAGGATCAAATTTTACTACCACTATAGATATGAGGGGCAGTGATGTTTAGAGTGGCACCGTTTAGCTGAGTCGACTCATGTTTATATTTATTATGGGCGTTCGCCACGCCGTAGTCGTTCGTCAATGAGATCGAGAATTGGCGGCACATCCCAGATGCCATCTACCACATAGTGTGCGCCGGTCTGATGCAGTCGCGTATATGCTTGCGCGAGTTTGGCTTCCCCCACATCTTGGGGTAGGGCTGCGATTTCCCCTTCGTTGAGTCCGATTTCATTGCCGGTTTTGGCGAGACCGATGGTCCACATGCCGGCGTTGAGTCCTTCTTCGATGTCTGGGAGGGTATCGCCCACTTTGACGATTGCTTCCATCGGATAGATCCCCAGATTCATCGCGTTTTGTAGGCACATCCACGGTTCGGGACGACCTTCTGGTACATCGCTGGCACAGACCGTTGTGTCCGGCGTGTAACCGCGATCTGCTGCTTCTTTGAGGAGGAGTTCCATCATTTCTCGGAGGTAGCCGGTGGTGGATCCGATTTTTAGGCCTCGGCTGCGAAAGTCGGCGATAGCTTCTAAGGTGCCGGGGATCAGATCCGCGTAGTCTGCAAGACAAGCGAGTTGGAGCGGGATGAACTCTTGGAACATGGCTTCGACGTCATCTTCGTCCGGCTGACGCCCATGGGCATCCTGCCATCGCTGTGCCACGGCTTCAATCTGTGAGATTTTCCGAATGTGGACTTTTTTATGCGCTCCCATCGGTACGCGTGCCTCTTCGATGGTGATTGGAACGTCCTTGCGTTTGTAGACCTCTACGAACACAACGGCAGGTGCATAGCAGCCATAGTCCATAGTGGTGCCCGCCCAGTCTAGAATGATTGCTTTTAGCGGGCCTCGATAGGTTCGCTGATAAGTATATTCGATATTTGTCAATGTGTAGTTTCTCCATAAGGGTGAAATAGTAGGCTTATGTTAAAAGAACGTGATACGTGAAACTTGAAAACAGTAATCTATCCCTGCCGCAAATCGATTTCTTGCTCCTGTTCGGCGGATTGGTACATCGCCTCGGTGATGCGAGCGACGGTCAGGCCGATTGCGCCGGTATCAATCATATCAACACGCCCCAGC
This genomic interval carries:
- a CDS encoding helix-turn-helix transcriptional regulator codes for the protein MQSFGQKIRTFRKAKAKLLRQAAADLEMDQATLSKLENGILLPNTRILQKLSEYYTVPLEDLKTPAHAEKIVRDYGHYEQIQEVIGLVKELLESYEPKPKE
- a CDS encoding Gfo/Idh/MocA family oxidoreductase, whose translation is MTNTTYRAGIIGLGFIGGADQVSGDALGQQVSGLDGTHFDALSNHSRVNRIVGSSRDPGRRERFAQRASTTTYANWEEMLALEPLDIVSVATYAPVHAEITVACAKQGIRAIYCEKPIATQLPDAEQMLEACAEAGALLVLNHQRRFNLNHRRLRDLIAVDGLGELTSASLQWGSGRLGNVGTHMIDALLMLTGRKIEAISATLDLAGKPDCRGPAFRDPGGWGVIKLAGGIMVTVDAGDYATVPGQIILNGTEGRAISDGSNVTLEYWDGRQEHWSSANDSVSGMDRAVSEIVEWLDGGTNFPYPASEAVDTLEAIVGFHASHARNATWTELPLSGSDREREVRSG
- a CDS encoding phosphonoacetaldehyde hydrolase, which produces MTNIEYTYQRTYRGPLKAIILDWAGTTMDYGCYAPAVVFVEVYKRKDVPITIEEARVPMGAHKKVHIRKISQIEAVAQRWQDAHGRQPDEDDVEAMFQEFIPLQLACLADYADLIPGTLEAIADFRSRGLKIGSTTGYLREMMELLLKEAADRGYTPDTTVCASDVPEGRPEPWMCLQNAMNLGIYPMEAIVKVGDTLPDIEEGLNAGMWTIGLAKTGNEIGLNEGEIAALPQDVGEAKLAQAYTRLHQTGAHYVVDGIWDVPPILDLIDERLRRGERP